The window AGGTTAAGCGAATGTTATGCGGACTGGAAAGGAAAAACTATGAAACAATATAAAATTCGAGTACCATTATATTTAGAGCAGAAAAGCAATTTTAATAAACATGATTTTAGCTCTTCTGAAGATGTTGAATTTGATTATATAAATAAAGAATTCTCAATAATAGGGGATAAAGGAACGTATAACATTGAGATAAATGAAATATTTGCTAATAATAGAGACGAATGTTCTAAAATTGCGGAAGAATTATTAGTGAAAATTATAAAATTATCTTCATTGATAATTCAAAGTCAATTTCCGAATCAACATTATACACACCTAAAATTGAATTATAATATTACTCAGATTTCTTTTTTGGAAGAAAATGAAAGAGAAACATGCATCTTAACTAACAATGATGCTATTCATATAAAAGACAAGATAGAAATTCATGATACATTAACTATGCATGCTACATATAAGATAGATTTTACTCTCTATGATACCCTAGAAAAATATTTTGCCGATAAAGAATTTAAATTTGTTTTAGATGCTTATTATAGATCGCTAAGTGCTACAGATGGCGTTACAAAATATTTTAATGCGTTTTCTGCAATAGAGTTTATTGAAGCATCCTTTTTTAAAAAAATATCTATAAACAAATTAATTCCAGAAAACATCATAAATAAAATGATCAAATCTATAGAAAATGAAATAGAAACAGATGTTTTTAATAGAATAAAGGAAAGAATTAAAAATTGTCTATTGAATAGTACCAAAGAAACAAGAGCTGAGAAATTGTGTGCTATCCTAAATGAAGTATTCGAAATTTATGAAATAAAAAGTGGAGTGGTGAATAATAATATAGATATATCTTTCATAAAAAAAATAATAGATTTACGTAATTCACTGTTTCATGGAAAGAAAATAGATGAAAATTTACAAGATGAAATAAAATGTAAATCCTTAGAATTAATTTTATTATTGCAGAATATTTTAATAAACTGGAAAACTTAAAGCACCGCCTAACACCGTTTTCAAAGCCGACAACGCAGACAAGCTGCGTTGCGGTTTAAAACAATGTTAGATTGACCTGCCTTATGGCAGGCGGGTAACGGAACCAATCAAAATATTCTTTCGATTTAAAAATAAAAATAATTGCAATTAAAAGGAAATTGCAAGAAGGAAGGTTGAAAGATGAAACAAAAGAAAGCAATCAGATTACTAATCGGAATAACGATAGTAAGTGCTGCTCTTTTATTTTTTGGTTGTACGACATTAGACTTGAATAGTGTATTTTTAGGAAAAGAAGATACATCTATTAGTTGGGAAATGGTAGAACTGGAAAAAGCACCTTCTATGAATAAACTCGAAAAATTGAGTAACACATCGAAGGAAGCAAGTGCAATATACAGATATGCAGATAGAGCCCATGCAGAAGATAATAAGTGGTATAAGTTTATAGCAGCAGAAAAACCTGGTGCAGAATACTATGCATATAAAGCTGCAAATGGTAATATGTCCAAGTGGGAAGTTTATAAGAAAAAATAATAAATAATAAAGGCTTTTAAAAGAAGTTCCTGATTTTAAAAGCCAATTTGAAAATTGAAAAGTTAATTATAATAGAGATAAAAGTATGGATAAATATTTACCGTTATTTTATTATTTAAGATCTATAAAAATAATAATATTTCATTATTATTTTCAGAAATAGAAAAGATTATAAATGCAGAATTACCAATATCTGCTTATAAATATATAGAATGGTGGTCGAATGGAGAAAATAGTGGAAATTCCCAAGCTTTTTCATGGAGAGATTGTGGATGGCAAGTTGATTTTAATAATAAAAAAATATATTTTGAAAAAAAATGATAGATTTTTGTGGAAATTTGAAAAAGTATATTTTTCTAAATAAAGAAATATAGAATCTAACACCCGCTTCAACCTGACATTGCGGGCGGCCGCAAATGCAGGTTAAGCGGATGTTATGTGGGCCCGTACTGGGGCGCGAGGAGTTTAAAATGAATAAAATCGGTAAGTCATTAAAAAACTTAAATTGGAAATTATTTATTTCCCTTTTAATTATGGGATTGTGTCCTACAATTTATACAACATTAAGAGTGTTCTTTTTAGGGGCATTACCTGGAGATTGGGCATTTTCAATCGCCGGGCAGCTTTCGTGGGTAAATCTTATTTACGAAATATTAAATGAAGCAATAGTTCTTCCATTATATTTCTTTATGGGAAAATTTGTTGCAGAGAAATCTGAATATACAAACAGGATAAAAACTGGATTGATTATTTCATTTTGTGTTTATGCTGTTTGTTCTGTTTTAATTTGTTGTTTTACAAATCCTCTTTTGGCGATAATGGCTACAAGTAAAGATATTATTACAGAATCTGCTGTGTATATAAGAATAGAAAGTATTGCAAATATATTCTCTCTTCTGGCAACTTTTCTGCTCGTATGTTTGGTAACATTAGGAAAATCAAAATATGTATATATTCTCACAGGTACAAAACTTGTATTAAGTGTTATTCTTGATACATTCTTTGTTTCTACATTAAATATATCTGCAAATTTCGGTGTAAACGGAATCGGTTATAGTAATATTGTGGTAAATCTTATTCTGTTTATAGTTTCAGTTATTTTGCTCAGTAAAGAAGGTTACTTTATTTTCAGTAAGGAAAAACTTTCTTTTGAATGGGCTAAGGATTTTGTAAAAATTGGCGGTATCTCAGGAATAGAATCTTTTGTCAGAAATATTGCTTATATGCTTATGATAAGCCGTATGGTTAATATGGTAAATGAACAGGGTACTTACTGGGTTGCAAATAGTTTTATCTGGGGATGGTTGCTATTGCCGATTAATCAACTTGGAGAATTGATAAAGCAGGAAGTTAGTACAGATGAAAAGGCGATAAAAAATAATACGCTCGGATATTTTGCAGTTACAGCGATAGTTTGTCTTGTTTGGTTTATAACAATCCCCGGATGGAAAGGATTTATGGCAAATGTGCTGCAATTTTCTGATGTTGATAAATTGTATAGCCTTGTTATGGTGCTTCTTGGCTTTTATGTATTGTATGCATTGCAAAATGTATTTGATTGCGAGTTTTACGGACTTGGAAAAACAAATTATATGCTTTTTGAATCGATAGTTACCAATTCAATTTATTATGGTATAGCATTTGCTTTGTATCTTGCAGGTAAATGGACTCCGACATTGATAAGTATTGCATTGTTATTCGGTGTTGGAAATGCTTTTGACAGTATTGTTTCAGGTGGTGCTTTTACATATCTTTTGAAGAAAAAAAAGATAAACATTCTGGATGTTGAATAATGAAATTAGTATCAATATATGAACACATGGAAAAAGGTGCTTCAAAAGTACCTGTCGGTCAAAATTGTAAAATCATTTTTCGTCACTCAATCAGAGGAAAAATAGAGTCTGGAGTTGGACGAGAAGTAGCTCTTACTGACGAAGGAATTGAACTCTGTAAAAGTTTTGGAAGAAATTTACAATATGACATCGGATATGTTGCCTCAAGTACTTGTTTACGAAATATTCAAACTTGTGAAAATATCCTTTTAGGGAAAGCCCAAAATAGGAATATTGTAAAAGCTCCTAATGAAATGGAATATCCACAAACAAAAGATATATTTCTAAGCGATAAAGTTTTCAAAGAGCTAAAATTTAATAATCAAGAAATCATTTTTAAATTAAAAAAGGAAGGTTTGGAAGGTTTTAATTCAATACAGGAATCCGCAAAAATAATGCTTGATTATATGTTTTCCAATGGCAATTTAGAGAATACTGTTGATTTGTATTGTACGCATGATTTTCAAATGGCTATTCTTTATGCATATTTATTTGACTTTGCTTCGACAAGGAGAAGTATTGAAAATAATAAATGGCCAATGATGCTAGAAGGTATGATTCTTTGGGGAGAAAAAAATCATTTCTGGTGTAGTTGGAGAAATGAAATTAGGGAGTTTGTAAACACATAACACCGTTTTCAAAGCCGACAAACGGGGCAAGCCCGTTTGCGGTTCAAAAAAATGTTATGTTTACAATATAACATTTTCAATTATGTGAATTGTGACAATGTTTATAATTTTTATTAAGAGATCTAATAATGACTAATGGAAAAATAGCAGAAAAAGAAAAAAAAATGATTCAAAATTCAATTAATCACATTTTTTATAAAAGTAAATCTTTTTACATAAATAATGAAACTTTTGATGACTTTGTTTTTAATCTATCAGATAAAGAATTAGAATATGAAGGACAATTTTTACAAAGAATTAAGTGTTATATACTAAAAGAATATAGAAAGAATGATATTTGGATTTCACAATCTGCATTAGATCATATAATTTTTTATGAAATAAAAAGATCAACTCCACAAAATTTAATAAACAATATTATAAATTCAGTTTCAAAAAACAATCTTAATAAACGATCAGTTGTTTTATTTCCAATACATAGTTTTGGTATAGAAAACATGAATTATATTTATTTTACAGATAAAAGACCTTTGTTTTATACCAATGATAATTTTGCAATAATCCCTCAAACTAATAGTCTTTCAAAAACAAAAGAAATTATTAGGCAATTTTTAGATAATAATAAAATGAAATCTATTAAGTTTGATGAATCTATGATTGATCATTATTTTAAATATATAAACATGAAGTGGTTAGAACGAAATCCTTTATTAATCATCATCGAAAATTTTTCACAATATGATAGATTTGATAATTTATGGCAAATTATCGAAAAAATAGAATTTATTACAATAAAATTGTATTTTTATCATATAATAACTAATAAAAAAAATAAAAATTATACTTGGTCTACAAGTAAAGTAAATCATTGGGCGACACTAGATATAAATCATTTTTTAACATTGACTAGATGTATAAATAATCATAAAAAACTTGAAGTCAATTTGGTTCCAATATATTCCAAAGATGAATTAGTTTTTGATATTTCTTTTTTGAATATTGATATTACACTAGATTTTCATCATAAGAAAAAAAATATTTTAGATCAATCTTTTGAGTTCATTGATTTAATTCAAAAAGGGTATTTAGAGTATAAGTTATTTAATAATAATTTAGGTCAGAGATATCAAAGATTAACTGTTTCATTAAGGCATTTAAAAAAATCAATAAAATCAATTTCAATAATAGATAAAATAATAAATTTAAATACTGCTTTTGAAATTATTTATTTAGATAATTATGAATTTAATAAGAAAACTAAAATGCTTGAAATATATTGGAAATGTATTAAACAATTTAAATTATTTAAAAAAGAATATTCCGATAAAATTATGTCAGAATTAATTGATGAACGAAATAGTATAATTCATTCAGGAATAATATTAAATAGTAATATTGATTTATATGATCATTATAAAATATATGTTTATAGTATAGTGGCAATATCTAATAAAATTAAAGAAAATTCGAATATAGGTATAGGAAGTATTATTGATAAATTTTAGTAGAAACCTAATGCTCGCTTCAACCTGACATTGCGGACAAGCCGCAAATGCAGGTTAAGCGGAATGTTAGGTGTATAAGGGTAAAAATAGGATAAAATATTGGAAGAGAATGAATTAATACAAAAAGTAAAAGAATATACATATTATCTTACAGATGAATATTTGGAAGAGGTATGCAAGAACTTGTTACAAATTAAAGATATAAATCTTTTCTTCGAAAAATGTTATGAAAATGATGCTATTCATGAATGGAAAAGTCCTTGTTCATTTATTTATGATTCAGTAACTCATTCACATAAATATCGAGAATTAATATTAGAAAAATATGAAAATGATTGTATTTATAAATTTTGTGAAAAAATGCTATTTGATTATTCATATACTAGACGAAGAGAAGCATTGATTATAATCTGTGATATTTTAAATATTCATAGAATAAAATGTAAAAAACTACTGGAAGAGTATTTTTTTTTGTAATAGAAAATGATCCGCTACTTTTATATGATTATATAATGGAATTTACGTGGTTATATGCTTATGAAATTAGAATTAGGAAAAATCTCTATTCAAAAATCTTAAATCTGAATAATGAATTTGCTAATCTTACATTATTAGAATATTTAGATAGTCTAGTCGTACCTTTTTTTAGTCGAGATGGATTACTAAAATACAAAATTTTATCAAAATTAACAAGAGATAAAAGTAGATGTGTAAATTCATTTGCTGAAAAAATAAAAAAGAATATGCTTATTAAAAATTATAATAAACACGTTGAAACAAAAACATATATTCTAGGAAATGCAAAGTTAGAATTTATTAATATAATGTTTATGAATAAAACTGAAACTTATAATAAAGATGATTTTATAAATTTTTATTTGAATTATGTAAAGGAAAACACCTAACACCCGCTTCAACCTGACATTGCGGAGTAGCCGCAAATGCAGGTTAAGCGGCAGTTAGATGGACACCGCTTTCGCGGTGCAAATATTTTGTTATAAATAAGAGGTATGGTATGGAAATAAGAAATGAATCTAAGATTGAAATTATAAAACTTTTTATGATTGTATTTACAATTATTATATCATTAATTATTTTATCAAAGACATTTTTGGAAAGAAATAAAGAGAGTGAAGTAATCCAGGTAACAGGTTTGAGAACAAAAGATTTTGAATCTGATTTGATTGTATGGTCTGGTTCATTTTCACAGATTGATATTGATTTAAAAAATGCGTATGAGCGATTGCACCTTGATCAAAATAAAATAATAGACTTTCTAAAAAAGCGAAATGTGTCAAAGAATGAATATTTATTTTCAGCAGTAGTAATTGATAAGGAATATGAAACAATATATGACATGGATAAAAACCAAAAACGTCTTTTTAAGGGGTATCGCTTAATGCAAGATATAAAGATTGAATCAAACGAAGTAGAGAAAATAGAAACTATTTCACGAGAAATTACAGAGTTAATCAATATGGGGGTTGAATTCTATTCATCTAAACCACAATATTATTATACGAAACTGACTGAATTAAAAAAAGAATTAATTGAACATGCAACTGAAAATGCAAAAACTAGAGCAGAAACAATAGCGAGTAAATCAGGATTTAAACTAGGACGATTGAAGAATGCAAATATGGGTGTATTTCAAATAATAGCTAGAAATTCAAATGAAGATTATTCTTGGGCAGGAACTTTTAATACTACATCAAAACAAAAGACCGCAACAATAACAATGAAGTTACAATTTGGAATACAATAGGAATGAGCATCCAACACCCGCTTCAACCTGACATTGCGGACAAGCCGCAAACGCAGGTTAAGCGAATGTTAGAACGACGCCTATCGGCGCGAAAGGAGAAAAAATGAAAAAATATATTTTAACAATGGTACTAATCACATTCTTTTCAGTTACTTCATTTGGACAAAAAATTGAAGATTTTGAAAAAGATTTTATCAACACAACCAAAATGGAATTTACTGAAACTGACTTAAATAAAATGTTTCAGACATATTCAAATTTCCTAACACCACACAGTGACATGACGCAGCTCATGGCAAATCTACAAAATGAGCAAATAGTTGAATATCCACTGTCGAAATTTAAAGAAACTGCCGGTTACAAAAATAATATTAAAATTTTATTTAATTCAAAAAATGAAAATCAACGATTATTGTCTTATTTGGTAATTGCAGGAGCTGGCGACATAAAATTTGAAAAAGAGCTTTTAAAAAGAATCAAAACCGAAAACTCTATGGGCAATATTATTTGGGCCGGTATGGCTTTGATGCATTTAAAAACCAATCACACAACAGCTCTATTTGATTTTTTGGTAGAATACGAAAATTTTGGAGATAGTCATATGATTCCTTTATATTTTCAACTAAATAAGAATTCTCTACAAAAAACTGCTTATGATAGAATTAATAGTGAAAATATAAAAGCCAAAGTCCTAGCTGCTCAAATATTTTCGGTTACAGGTAAAAATAAAAAAACTGAAAAATTACTACTAGATGCTGTTAAAAACTGGGATTATAGTATAAAGGGTTACGCTATTTATTCAATAAAAGAACTTAGAATTGGCAACCTCAAAAGCACTTTTATTCCATTATTAAATAATACACAAACTCGAAGAATTGCAATTCAAGCCTTAGCTAATAGTCCGACAAAAGAAGATGTTGATTATCTAAAAGAGTTAATGAAAAATGAAAATCCTATTTCCGAGGATTTATTAGACGGTTTTTATAAATCAAAAAATATAGAAAATATAAAATTTTGGTTGCATTTAGTTTCTACAAAAGAGATTCCTGAAAATTATTTTTTTACTGTATCGGAACAGCCTTTATTATTTTCAGCTGAAGTTTTAAAAGATGTTCAAGAAGCATTAAGAACGACAAAACACATCGAAATTCAAAAATATCTAATTAGCGTATTGGGCGGTAGAAATGACAAAGAGTCAAAGGATATAATTTTTACCTATTTAGATAATAAAGATTCTTCAGTTAGGTATTGGACTGTAGATGCTTTGAAAGGAAGTCAATCTAGTGAAGTTTTAAATAAACTAATAGAAATGTTGGAAAGCCCAGAAAAAAGAGTTGTTTCAATTACCGACATATTGATAGAAAATAAACTAAACACGCTTCAAACTCTTTATGAAAAAATATATCAGACTGAAAAGAGTTTAGATTGGCAAAGAAGCTCGATTGAATATCTATCGAATTTTCCAAAACAAAATCATAAAACGATATTTCTGAAAATTTTAGAAAATACCAGTTCTGACTTTTCATTAAAGAGAAATGCTGCTATGGGACTGGCAAATTTAAAAGATGAAACATCAGTAGACACAATAATTAAAGTTTGCGAAAACGAACGATTAAATAGTGATTATAATGCGCGAATTTATTTAGTTGCTCTATCAAAAATAAAAGGTGAAAAGGCAAAAAAATATATTGAAACATATAAAAATAGCAAGGAGAATGTGATTCGAGAATTAGCGAATGAATTACTTGCAAATTGGAACAGCTAACACGCCCTAGCAGTGTAAATAAACAATAGCGGGCTAAGTGATAAAATTAAAAATGTTCTAACACCCGTATTAGGGCACAAGGAGACAAAAAAATGAAAAAACAATTTATAATACTAATCTCTTTGATTCTTATTTTTGAAGAAATAGTATTTGCACAGAATTCCGAGAATATGCAGGTAAATGAGACAATAACTATGGCGGATTTTTGCTCCCTTAATCTCAATGAGGAAATGAGCGTAAAAATTCAAGATGAACTTTCGCCGGAAACAATTCACAATCTGATGACAGCTTGTAACGGGGATGAAAAAGGTAAGATTGGTCATATTGATTTGGATTTGAGTAATTGTACATTTAAAAATAAAGAGTGTAATATTTTCATTACAAATCTAAAAAATGTCAGGTCTCTGATACTCCCGAAAACTACAAAAATCATCACATGCTGTCTTGCTTCAGATATGGAGACTGTAATTCTTCCCGGCGGGCTTAAACGAATAGAAAAACAAGCATTTTTCAGAACTAAGCTGAAATATATAGAAATTCCTGAATCGGTTCAGTATGTAGGTGCACTTGCATTTGGCGATATAGAAAATTTACTATACATAAAAACATTTAATAATCCGTATAAGACAAAGTGGTCTTCAATTTGGAATGAATGGAATGATGCGAAAATACTTGAAGGTGAGGCATATTTTCTTCCGAACGAAAATAATTCCAAAGAAAAATACGGTACGATTCTGTTTTCAAAATCCGATTATCATAGAGCGTTTGACACAGTTGATATGGAAATTTGTCTCGACAAAGAACCGAAGAAAAGCCAAAAAGCCGTCTTGCATTTTTATGATACTCACAACAAAAACGAACGTGCCGGTAACATAGAAATTGAAGTGAAGAAAGGTAAGAAAACAATTACGATACAGAAATATCCTGCCGCGAATTTCTTCATTTCTAAAACCGACAATTACTACACTGTTATAAATGAGTGCAGTGATTATTGGATAAAGCTCCGCTGCGAACTTGAATTCTCCGACGGTACAACTATTCCTCTGGAAGGTTTTTGTTATATTTATGAGGAACCGATTCCTGACAGCATATCATAAAAACAATCGCCTAACACGGTTTTCAAAGCCGGCAGACAGTCGAGCTGCCTGCGATTTAAAACAATCTTAGGTTGACGCTTCGCACAAGGAAGAATTATCTTGAAAAGTTTATCTTTTACCTTACCTTGTTTCTGAAACAAAATACATTTCTATAGAAAAATGCAATGACAAATAAGAAATTACTATTATTATTAATTACTACTATTTATATCATCTTTAATTTGAGTGCTGAGACAATAACCGAAGAATTTGTTAATAAAGCAAGCGGTAAAACTATTATATATAAAGGTGAGGATTATAGAGGAGAGGGAACGTTTTTCTTAAAAAATGAGGCAAAATTAATCACTATAGTAACTACTGAAATCAGATACGGTCCTATGGTTAATTGGTTTGGAAATGATATTGCTGAAATATTTATTCCGCACGGGAACCCATTTAATAGTTCGTTTCTTTTTAATACAAGAACTTTAAAGCTTAGTGATATGCTTAATAACTTAATTGCCGTATTCCCAGAACAAGATATTGTAGTCTATACGGATTTTGAAAACTTCTATTTTGCTAGGGTAAATTCACAAGAAATTTTACAAAAAATACATATAAATGGAATAGAAGGTTCATATATGGCTCTTCGACATTATTTTAATATTTTAATTCAAAATGATGTAATAAAAATTGGTGTAAAGTACGAGCCTTATACATACAAAAACCTAGAGACATATAAATATTATGATTTTAAGAAAGAATTTTAATCCTACCCCCCCCCCCCCCGCTTCAACCTGACATTTGCTTTGGCGCCGCGATACGCGTCCGCAAAGCTACAAATGCAGGTTAAGCGGAAGTTCGGCTTATATTTTAAATGAAAAAACATGAAATATGCTGGTGCCGAATCAATTAATAAGTTGGAGGAATAAGTATATGGTTTTGAGCCTATATTAAAAATTGGTAAATTGCTCCCCTTTTTATTTGTATGAAAATTGAAATGTGAGAGTCTCCTTGCAAAAATCAAATTAAATGCATATACAATAAAATATGCTCAAATAATCAATCAATTATTATAAAAATATCGATTTAAATCATAAAAACCGGAATAATGTATCAACAACATCTAATAGAATAAGTGTTTATGCAAGTATAAAACATTACTATAAATATTGACTTTAAGAAGTTCTAAATATGTCAGATGGAAATTTAAATAAAAATTTACTTGGCCTTAAACTGTTATCAAGTAAAAAGAATGCCAAGTGAATTCTTAGCTAAAACATAAAAAATCATATACATGTAGTTAAAATCCGACAAACGGTCAAACATGTTCGCCGTTAATTGTATAGTTAGTTTAATTGCCCGTATGGCAACTAAAAAATATTCAAAATGATATAAAATAAAAAGAAGTTTTGAATGGATTTTTATGTTGAAACAAAAGGTAAAATTAACTTAATGTTTCTCTTGTCTATAATGAAAAAATATATTTTAAGGAGTTATGAATGAAAAGAAAATTTACAATTGTATTACTGTTGCTGCTATTATTAGTAGTGCAAGTATTTAGTGAAAGCGGAATGAAGGTAAAAATTGATAATTATGAAATTACCGTTCCATTAGGTTGGCTGGCACAGAGAACGGATTCTTCTACCGTATTTATATTGTATTCCCCGGTTGAGGAAAATGATGATTTTCAAGAAAGCGGAAATCTAACGGTTGAAAAATTAGCGACAAATTATTCGATAAAAAGGTATTTAGAAGCGGGTCGCGAATATATAAAAACGGTATACGGTGATTTTACATTGATAGAAGAGGGGAAAAATTATCATATAATATCGGGGAATATAAACGGTATGCTTGTGCAGCAAATACAGTTTGTAGAAATGAAAGGTAATGAAGTATATGTTTTAACATTTACTTCCAATCCCGATAATTTCAAACGGTATCTTGAAATATTTAGGAGCATATATAAGAGTTTTAAGTATTAAACTTAACACGGTTTTTAAAGCGGATTGCTGGTATTCGCTCGCAACCGTTTAAAACAATGAGCTGTACTTCATCATTTAATCCAAAAATATTCAACTTATGATAAAATTGAACAATCTAATTGGAATTCAACAGAAAACAGAGTAAACATAAAACAATATAATCTTAATTATCATTCTCCTTTAACATCTAATGCAGTCGTAGCCGGAAATATGATGGTTCCGTCCTATTACTAAAATCAAAATCTCAGTAATCAATAATGGCTGCTTGCAATTAATCGGAAACAGTCTTGCTAAAACAAGTTATACATACTAAAAAAGACAAGTGGTTATCTAAATATAAAATAAATGTATAAATAGTATTAATGAATTTACGAATTATCATGCATATCAAAAACCATTTCACAAATGGTATAATTATCTGACAATAGGGCTATACCCTGTTGTCATATTAAGCGTATATTATGTGTACAACATGGAGCATCGGAAAAATGAGAAAAATGTTACTTTGTATTTCTATATTAGGATTAATAGGATATTTATTATTTGAGTCTATATTAAAAAATAAAGTTATAGGAAATTTTAAAATTCCACTTTACTTATTTATTCTTGGATTAATATTTGCACCTTACATTATTGGTTATTTTTTAGATAAAAAAAATGGCCAAACCGATAAACATGAGCCTAAATCATTTGATGATTTTCGATTTCTTATAGGATTATTTGCATACATAATAGTCTTAATTATCTTTATCATAATTTTTATTACAAAAAAATAATACTATAACTAAAAAATTAAAAGTTTTAAAAAATAATATGAGTTTATATATGGTTGAAATTATTGATGAAATTAAAATAAGTAGTATAAAAGAAAATTATAAGTTTTGGATTTTATATATTTTATTTGATTAAAAGAATAAGTAGTATTTTTCGGCAAGTCAAGCTTGCTGAAAAATAAATTGAAATAATGGGGATAATAAAAATGTTATTGAATTTTTTTTGTTTTTTGTATTATTGTTTATTTTACCGATTATATATCTAATTATTTATTTTTCAATTAAAAAAGAAATAAATAAACGGAGAATCCGTAAAGAAGAGACCCTTTTAAATTTAAAAACTCCAAAAACAAAAATAAAGACTCTTGACACTGAGAATAAAAAAATTACTTATGATTTAAAATTATTAATAATCGGATTTTTATTTTTATGTTGTATATTGTCTTTTTTTTGTTGGAAAAAAAATTGAAAATAAAATAATTTCTACCGTTCTAACAACAGCATTGGCGAATCATAATGAATATTATGGTGAAAAATATAAAATTTTAAATATTTCTATAGAAAAAACAAACTATTTAGTTGTAAATATTATTATAACTGATTTAGAGAAAAAATATGTAGAAAAACATGCTTTTAATTCTTTTGGAGTTTGGCAAGGCTGTGATATAATATATGAGATAAAATAGGAAAATACATAATGTGCACTTCGGGATTGGATATCGGAGAAAACCATCCGTCGTTTAATTGCGTAGCTATGTGTAG is drawn from Treponema pedis and contains these coding sequences:
- a CDS encoding HEAT repeat domain-containing protein, with the translated sequence MKKYILTMVLITFFSVTSFGQKIEDFEKDFINTTKMEFTETDLNKMFQTYSNFLTPHSDMTQLMANLQNEQIVEYPLSKFKETAGYKNNIKILFNSKNENQRLLSYLVIAGAGDIKFEKELLKRIKTENSMGNIIWAGMALMHLKTNHTTALFDFLVEYENFGDSHMIPLYFQLNKNSLQKTAYDRINSENIKAKVLAAQIFSVTGKNKKTEKLLLDAVKNWDYSIKGYAIYSIKELRIGNLKSTFIPLLNNTQTRRIAIQALANSPTKEDVDYLKELMKNENPISEDLLDGFYKSKNIENIKFWLHLVSTKEIPENYFFTVSEQPLLFSAEVLKDVQEALRTTKHIEIQKYLISVLGGRNDKESKDIIFTYLDNKDSSVRYWTVDALKGSQSSEVLNKLIEMLESPEKRVVSITDILIENKLNTLQTLYEKIYQTEKSLDWQRSSIEYLSNFPKQNHKTIFLKILENTSSDFSLKRNAAMGLANLKDETSVDTIIKVCENERLNSDYNARIYLVALSKIKGEKAKKYIETYKNSKENVIRELANELLANWNS
- a CDS encoding HEPN domain-containing protein, with the protein product MTNGKIAEKEKKMIQNSINHIFYKSKSFYINNETFDDFVFNLSDKELEYEGQFLQRIKCYILKEYRKNDIWISQSALDHIIFYEIKRSTPQNLINNIINSVSKNNLNKRSVVLFPIHSFGIENMNYIYFTDKRPLFYTNDNFAIIPQTNSLSKTKEIIRQFLDNNKMKSIKFDESMIDHYFKYINMKWLERNPLLIIIENFSQYDRFDNLWQIIEKIEFITIKLYFYHIITNKKNKNYTWSTSKVNHWATLDINHFLTLTRCINNHKKLEVNLVPIYSKDELVFDISFLNIDITLDFHHKKKNILDQSFEFIDLIQKGYLEYKLFNNNLGQRYQRLTVSLRHLKKSIKSISIIDKIINLNTAFEIIYLDNYEFNKKTKMLEIYWKCIKQFKLFKKEYSDKIMSELIDERNSIIHSGIILNSNIDLYDHYKIYVYSIVAISNKIKENSNIGIGSIIDKF
- a CDS encoding leucine-rich repeat protein is translated as MKKQFIILISLILIFEEIVFAQNSENMQVNETITMADFCSLNLNEEMSVKIQDELSPETIHNLMTACNGDEKGKIGHIDLDLSNCTFKNKECNIFITNLKNVRSLILPKTTKIITCCLASDMETVILPGGLKRIEKQAFFRTKLKYIEIPESVQYVGALAFGDIENLLYIKTFNNPYKTKWSSIWNEWNDAKILEGEAYFLPNENNSKEKYGTILFSKSDYHRAFDTVDMEICLDKEPKKSQKAVLHFYDTHNKNERAGNIEIEVKKGKKTITIQKYPAANFFISKTDNYYTVINECSDYWIKLRCELEFSDGTTIPLEGFCYIYEEPIPDSIS
- a CDS encoding MATE family Na+-driven efflux transporter, producing the protein MNKIGKSLKNLNWKLFISLLIMGLCPTIYTTLRVFFLGALPGDWAFSIAGQLSWVNLIYEILNEAIVLPLYFFMGKFVAEKSEYTNRIKTGLIISFCVYAVCSVLICCFTNPLLAIMATSKDIITESAVYIRIESIANIFSLLATFLLVCLVTLGKSKYVYILTGTKLVLSVILDTFFVSTLNISANFGVNGIGYSNIVVNLILFIVSVILLSKEGYFIFSKEKLSFEWAKDFVKIGGISGIESFVRNIAYMLMISRMVNMVNEQGTYWVANSFIWGWLLLPINQLGELIKQEVSTDEKAIKNNTLGYFAVTAIVCLVWFITIPGWKGFMANVLQFSDVDKLYSLVMVLLGFYVLYALQNVFDCEFYGLGKTNYMLFESIVTNSIYYGIAFALYLAGKWTPTLISIALLFGVGNAFDSIVSGGAFTYLLKKKKINILDVE
- a CDS encoding SIMPL domain-containing protein, which translates into the protein MEIRNESKIEIIKLFMIVFTIIISLIILSKTFLERNKESEVIQVTGLRTKDFESDLIVWSGSFSQIDIDLKNAYERLHLDQNKIIDFLKKRNVSKNEYLFSAVVIDKEYETIYDMDKNQKRLFKGYRLMQDIKIESNEVEKIETISREITELINMGVEFYSSKPQYYYTKLTELKKELIEHATENAKTRAETIASKSGFKLGRLKNANMGVFQIIARNSNEDYSWAGTFNTTSKQKTATITMKLQFGIQ